One stretch of candidate division WOR-3 bacterium DNA includes these proteins:
- a CDS encoding DUF4062 domain-containing protein: protein MKPDNLKPSSSQTWRTVRVFISSTFRDMQAERDHLVRFVFPRLREEYRVGIGLHGGRRMMLRG, encoded by the coding sequence ATGAAACCTGATAACCTGAAACCGTCCTCGTCGCAGACCTGGCGGACGGTTCGGGTATTCATCTCATCGACATTCAGAGACATGCAGGCCGAGCGGGACCACCTGGTCCGGTTCGTGTTCCCGAGGCTGCGCGAGGAGTACCGGGTTGGTATTGGCCTGCACGGCGGTCGGCGTATGATGCTGCGAGGCTAG